DNA from Bradyrhizobium japonicum USDA 6:
GCGTTGCGCCAGGTCGAGCTCTCGGCGGCATAACCGAGCTGCTCGAGCGTGTCCGCGAGCAGCGCACGGGCCGCTTCATTCTCCGGCTCCGCGAAGACGAGGTGGCCGAGCGCCTGCGCGACAAAGCGAAACTCGCCTTTGTCGAAGTCCTTGCGTGCACGTGCGAGGATGGCCTCGGCGCCACCCATATACTCGACATACTTCTTGCCGGATTCCACCGGCGGCAGCGGATCGAGATTGACCGGGTTGGCATCGTACCAGCCGAGATATTTCTGGTAGATCGCCTTCACATTGTGCCGGATATGGCCGTAATAGCCGCGGCCATGCCAGGCACCCTCCAGGCTCTTCGGCAACTGGATCGTCTCGGCGATCTCGGCGGCGGTGAGGCCGTGGTTCATCAGCCGGATGGTCTGGTCATGCGCGAACTTGTAGAGATCGCGCTGCTGCCGGATCATCGTGCCGATCCGTTCGCGGCCCCACACCGGCCAGTGATGCTGCCCGCACATCGCCTCCGCCTTGCCGTCCCAGAGTCGCAACGCCTCGTTGAGATATTTCGACCACGCCAGCGCATCGCGCACATCGGCGCCGCGGAACGGCAGCAGATTGTGGAAATTGTGCGTGCAGTTCTCGGCGAGGTTCAACAGTTTGTAGCGCGGGATGAAGAAGTGCATCTCCGCCGGCGCTTCGCTGTTCGGCGCCATCTGGAATTCGAATTCGACGCCGTCGATCACGCGCCTGTCGCCGGTCGCCATGATCAGGTCGGTCGGGCGCAGTAGCGCCACGCCGCCCGCCGCCATCGACTTGCCGAGCCCGTTGTCGACCTGCCCGCGCACGCCCTTCGCAAGGAACGGGCCGAACTGATATTGCGCCCGGCGCAGCATCGCCGGTCCCGCGATGATGTTCTCGGAGACGGCGTGCTCCATGAACAGGTTTGGCGCGATGATCGGCACGCGCCCGGTCGCCAGCGCATCCTCCTCCAGCACGCCGCGTGCGCCACCCCAGTGGTCGGTGTGGGTATGCGTGAAGATGACCGCCGCGACCGGCCGCGCGCCGCGGTGCT
Protein-coding regions in this window:
- a CDS encoding alkyl/aryl-sulfatase → MTDASSNEPKDATPSVIAQHDAMLNALPFSDTRDFDDAARGFLGTIENAEITNPLGRTVWSLKPYGFLSSERAPPTVNPSLWRQSRLNMQHGLFEVVPGVYQVRGLDIANMTLIEGDSGVIVVDTLTSIEGARAALDLYFKHRGARPVAAVIFTHTHTDHWGGARGVLEEDALATGRVPIIAPNLFMEHAVSENIIAGPAMLRRAQYQFGPFLAKGVRGQVDNGLGKSMAAGGVALLRPTDLIMATGDRRVIDGVEFEFQMAPNSEAPAEMHFFIPRYKLLNLAENCTHNFHNLLPFRGADVRDALAWSKYLNEALRLWDGKAEAMCGQHHWPVWGRERIGTMIRQQRDLYKFAHDQTIRLMNHGLTAAEIAETIQLPKSLEGAWHGRGYYGHIRHNVKAIYQKYLGWYDANPVNLDPLPPVESGKKYVEYMGGAEAILARARKDFDKGEFRFVAQALGHLVFAEPENEAARALLADTLEQLGYAAESSTWRNAYLFGAQELRQGMPKTPPRPPMPRETLAALRTEQLWDVLGIRLNGPKAEGKHIVLNWSFSDTGEIFVLNLENSALTYTEGVQAENADASFTLARATLDEVIAKLTSFPEAVAAGKIKLAGNPMRLAELMGLMDEFPRMFEIVEPKRAVVS